One window of the Zea mays cultivar B73 chromosome 3, Zm-B73-REFERENCE-NAM-5.0, whole genome shotgun sequence genome contains the following:
- the LOC103649720 gene encoding transcription initiation factor TFIID subunit 15b → MSGSYGSDDYRGGGGGGRGGGGGGGRGRGGGGGGYGSGGGGGGYGGGGGGGYGGGGGGGYGGGGGGGRGGGGGGFGGGGRGGGGGGRGGGGRGGGREGDWVCPDASCGNVNFARRTECNKCGAPCPSGGGGGGGYNRSGGGGGGYNRGSGDYGSGGGGGFDRDGGDYNSGGRGGGGGGRGGYNQSGGSDRGFDDHRGGRGGSYGGRDQENQKGSEGGYNAGGYGQTPQGPPSYGGPAGDYAAPTSSYGGNNAYGSESAVPPPNSYSGGPGSYPPSYGAPPPHQYGGAPGGQGGLPPTYAGGYGGQSMPGGGGSGGAPPPYRGGASVYTGSAGPEPAGKVKQCDENCDETCDNARIYISNLPPDVTVEELQELFGGIGQVGRIKQKRGYKDQWPWNIKIYTDDSGKAKGDACLAYEDPSAAHSAGGFYNNYDMRGYKISVTMAEKSAPRAAPSYGHGGGRGGGYGGGGRRDNYRDGGGHGPNRNQGGGSRSRPY, encoded by the exons ATGTCGGGGTCTTACGGATCCGACGActaccgcggcggcggcggcggcggccgag gtggcggaggcggcggcgggcgTGGTCGTGGAGGCGGTGGAGGAGGGTATGGAAGTGGCGGAGGTGGGGGAGGCTacggcggcggtggtggaggaggttatggaggtggtggtggaggaggatacggcggcggcggtggaggtggccgaggcggtggcggcggcgggttCGGTGGCGGAGGgcgaggtggtggtggtggtggccgaggcggaggcgggcgCGGGGGTGGACGCGAAGGCGATTGGGTTTGCCCTGACGCGAG TTGTGGTAATGTGAATTTTGCGAGGAGGACTGAATGCAATAAGTGTGGAGCACCTTGCCCaagtggcggtggcggcggtgggggTTATAATAGGTCTGGTGGAGGTGGTGGGGGATACAACCGTGGCAGTGGTGATTATGGTTCTGGAGGAGGTGGTGGCTTCGACAGAGATGGCGGAGACTACAATTCTGGTGGGCGTGGTGGTGGAGGCGGGGGCAGAGGAGGATACAATCAAAGTGGTGGTAGTGACCGTGGTTTTGATGACCACCGTGGTGGCAGAGGTGGCAGCTATGGAGGACGAGACCAGGAGAACCAAAAGGGTAGTGAAGGTGGCTACAATGCTGGTGGTTATGGACAAACTCCTCAAGGTCCTCCTTCCTACGGTGGTCCTGCAGGTGACTATGCAGCACCTACGAGCTCTTATGGAGGCAACAATGCTTATGGTTCAGAATCTGCAGTGCCGCCTCCTAATAGCTACAGTGGTGGCCCAGGCTCATACCCACCAAGCTATGGTGCCCCGCCTCCACACCAATATGGTGGTGCCCCAGGCGGGCAAGGCGGCCTGCCTCCTACATATGCTGGTGGATATGGTGGTCAGTCCATGCCTGGGGGTGGAGGATCTGGGGGTGCACCGCCACCTTATCGTGGCGGCGCTAGTGTTTATACTGGTAGTGCTGGTCCTGAACCAGCTGGAAAAGTCAAGCAATGTGATGAAAATTGTGACGAGACATGTGACAACGCAAGGATTTACATATCAAATTTGCCTCCTGATGTCACTGTTGAGGAATTACAGGAGCTATTTGGAGGAATCGGCCAG GTTGGGAGGATCAAGCAAAAACGTGGTTACAAAGACCAGTGGCCCTGGAACATAAAAATCTACACTGATGACTCTGGAAAAGCCAAAGGAGATGCTTGCCTTGCCTATGAAGATCCTTCTGCTGCTCATTCAGCTGGTGGATTTTACAATA ATTATGACATGAGAGGCTACAAAATCAGCGTTACGATGGCTGAAAAATCAGCACCCAGAGCAGCACCTTCTTATGGTCATGG CGGTGGCCGCGGTGGTGGATATGGTGGAGGTGGACGCAGGGATAATTACAGAGATGGTGGGGGCCATGGACCCAATAGAAACCAGGGTGGTGGTTCGCGTTCCCGACCATACTGA